A DNA window from Macadamia integrifolia cultivar HAES 741 chromosome 4, SCU_Mint_v3, whole genome shotgun sequence contains the following coding sequences:
- the LOC122077212 gene encoding transcription factor bHLH30-like encodes MFPFPSYFGLSSNPSNGVVVDGGFVQVQGGIISSMEMMPVNDGISVLSSTEAKAVAACKSHSEAERRRRERINGHLATLRTLLPNTTKTDKASLLAEVVKHVKDLKKIADDVASDRGCREYWSLPGEADELTLDYCDGEAKLIRASVCCEDRPELVRDLTRALRSVEGKVRVVKAEIGTVGGRTKSVIVVKRRSLEGEREVEGEDLLGELRRVLKDVVDKSALSGSAQKLPGNKRSRRSR; translated from the exons ATGTTTCCTTTCCCAAGCTACTTTGGGTTAAGTAGTAATCCTTCAAATGGAGTAGTAGTAGATGGTGGGTTTGTTCAAGTTCAAGGAGGGATAATAAGCTCAATGGAGATGATGCCGGTGAACGATGGGATCTCTGTACTCAGCTCGACAGAGGCGAAAGCTGTTGCTGCATGTAAGAGTCACAGTGAAgctgagagaaggagaagggaacGGATCAACGGCCACCTGGCCACCCTTCGTACTCTTCTTCCCAACACAACAAAG ACGGACAAGGCATCGTTACTGGCGGAGGTGGTAAAGCACGTGAAGGATCTGAAGAAAATAGCTGATGACGTGGCATCTGATAGGGGTTGCAGGGAGTACTGGTCGTTGCCGGGAGAGGCGGACGAACTGACGTTGGATTATTGCGACGGAGAAGCGAAGCTGATAAGGGCATCGGTTTGCTGCGAAGACCGGCCGGAGTTGGTGAGGGATCTGACGAGGGCGCTGAGGTCGGTGGAGGGAAAGGTGAGGGTGGTGAAGGCGGAGATAGGAACTGTTGGAGGGAGAACGAAGAGCGTTATAGTAGTGAAGAGGAGATCATTAGAAGGGGAAAGGGAAGTGGAAGGGGAAGATCTGCTGGGCGAGCTACGGAGGGTGTTGAAGGATGTTGTCGACAAGTCGGCTTTGTCGGGCTCGGCACAGAAGTTGCCGGGGAACAAGCGGTCGCGCCGCTCTCGATAG